Proteins from a genomic interval of Oncorhynchus kisutch isolate 150728-3 linkage group LG28, Okis_V2, whole genome shotgun sequence:
- the LOC109872906 gene encoding vesicle-associated membrane protein 2, with translation MSAPAAAGAPADGAAPPPNLTSNRRLQQTQAQVDEVVDIMRVNVDKVLERDQKLSELDDRADALQAGASQFETSAAKLKNKYWWKNAKMMIILGLICAIVLIVIIVYFST, from the exons AT GTCTGCCCCAGCTGCCGCCGGCGCCCCCGCAGATGGAGCGGCGCCCCCTCCAAACCTCACCAGCAACCGCCGCCTGCAACAGACACAGGCTCAGGTGGATGAG GTGGTGGATATCATGCGTGTAAACGTGGATAAGGTTCTGGAGCGTGATCAGAAACTGTCAGAGCTAGATGATCGGGCCGATGCCCTGCAGGCTGGAGCCTCACAGTTCGAGACCAGTGCTGCAAAACTCAAGAACAAGTACTGGTGGAAGAACGCCAAG ATGATGATTATCCTGGGGCTGATATGTGCGATTGTCCTCATCGTCATCATCG tctacttCAGCACTTAA